One Methylobacterium sp. NMS14P DNA window includes the following coding sequences:
- a CDS encoding L,D-transpeptidase family protein, with protein MRRRYLVGPFLCVAPLALLFGTADGPAGSAAPGLLPQAERADLIRVEKARRRLTLLRGGRVLAVYRVALGFASIGPKATEGDGRTPEGHYRIAGKNPNSIAHLALRISYPDAADRAAASAAGAPPGGDIMIHGLRNGFSWVGRLHRLIDWTDGCVGVTNAEARSIYARVEVGTPIEIRS; from the coding sequence ATGAGACGCCGCTACCTCGTCGGACCGTTCCTGTGCGTCGCGCCGCTCGCCCTCCTCTTCGGCACGGCCGACGGGCCCGCGGGCTCCGCGGCCCCCGGCCTGTTGCCGCAAGCCGAGCGCGCGGACCTCATTCGCGTCGAGAAGGCGCGACGGCGGCTGACGCTCCTCCGCGGCGGACGCGTGCTCGCGGTCTACCGCGTTGCCCTGGGCTTCGCGTCGATCGGCCCGAAAGCGACGGAAGGCGACGGCAGAACACCCGAGGGGCACTACCGCATCGCTGGCAAGAACCCGAACAGCATCGCCCACCTCGCGCTGCGGATCTCCTATCCGGACGCGGCCGACCGCGCCGCGGCGTCCGCGGCCGGCGCGCCACCCGGCGGAGACATCATGATCCACGGTCTCAGGAACGGCTTCTCCTGGGTCGGCCGCCTGCATCGTCTGATCGACTGGACGGATGGCTGCGTGGGCGTGACCAACGCCGAAGCCCGATCGATCTACGCGCGGGTCGAGGTCGGCACGCCGATCGAGATCCGGAGCTGA